The Mytilus galloprovincialis chromosome 4, xbMytGall1.hap1.1, whole genome shotgun sequence genome contains a region encoding:
- the LOC143070746 gene encoding universal stress protein YxiE-like yields the protein MDEENSVQKRVVILAMDGSTEAESALQWFSKNIYRKDDEVLVIHCLHHTANHAMGCTEHMTMGVLFSSFQSLNLQAIEKAFQKETNDAVKLCSQLEELLKKYEIEGKVIRVQGDPGHKIVTTAEECKASLIVLGSRGLGAIRRTILGSVSDYILHHATVPVLVYRG from the exons atggatgAAGAAAATTCGGTGCAGAAAAGAGTGGTTATTTTGGCGATGGATGGTAGCACCGAAGCGGAATCGGCCTTGCAAT GgttttcaaagaatatttatAGAAAAGACGACGAAGTTCTGGTAATACATTGTTTACACCATACAGCCAATCATGCAATGGGATGTACAGAGCACATGACAATGGGAG TTTTGTTCTCTTCTTTCCAATCTCTTAACTTACAAGCTATAGAAAAGGCATTCCAAAAAGAAACAAACGATGCAGTTAAACTATGCAGTCAACTTGAAGAACTCCTTAAAAAATACGAG ATTGAAGGTAAAGTGATACGTGTGCAAGGAGATCCTGGTCACAAAATAGTAACGACTGCTGAGGAATGTAAAGCGTCATTGATTGTTCTAGGAAGTCGCGGACTCGGAGCTATCAGACGGACAATTCTAGGAAGTGTCAGTGACTATATTTTACACCATGCCACTGTTCCAGTACTGGTATATCGGGGTTGA